One segment of Capnocytophaga sp. oral taxon 878 DNA contains the following:
- a CDS encoding hydroxymethylglutaryl-CoA reductase, degradative gives MKQINGFSKLTKAQKIEWLCNTYFPDNQNAHTFFEKYHNTDTALQKLHDEFIENTISNYYLPFAIAPNFLINGHTYTVPMVVEESSVVAAASRAAKFWQSRGGFKAQVLSTEKTGHVHFFYYGNKTHLEAFFNRIQPLMLTQAQPITANMQKRGGGIASLTLVDKTNTLQHYYQLSATFETLDAMGANFINSCLESFANTFKEQAEQDATIQGQYEIVMSILSNYVPNCLVKVEVQCPIADLQISNLQGEIAAKKFVQALSIANADVYRATTHNKGIMNGIDSVILATGNDFRAIEAGAHAYAARSGQYRSLSTASIENNTFHFSLQLPLALGTVGGLTSLHPLAKTALQILENPNARELMQIVASVGLAQNFSAVSSLISLGIQKGHMKMHLNNIFNQLGATEHEKQLLTTYFKDKTVTHSDVAEALQRIKKELSL, from the coding sequence ATGAAACAAATCAACGGTTTTTCTAAACTAACCAAAGCCCAAAAAATAGAATGGCTTTGCAATACCTATTTTCCAGATAACCAAAATGCCCATACATTCTTTGAAAAATACCATAACACCGATACAGCCCTCCAAAAACTCCATGATGAGTTTATAGAAAATACTATCTCCAACTACTACCTACCTTTTGCCATAGCCCCCAACTTTCTTATCAATGGGCATACCTACACCGTACCTATGGTTGTTGAAGAAAGTTCTGTAGTAGCAGCTGCCAGTAGGGCAGCCAAATTCTGGCAAAGCAGAGGAGGCTTCAAGGCCCAAGTACTCTCTACGGAAAAAACAGGACACGTGCACTTCTTCTATTATGGCAATAAAACCCATTTAGAAGCCTTTTTTAACCGTATCCAACCACTGATGCTCACCCAAGCCCAACCCATCACTGCTAATATGCAAAAACGAGGCGGAGGCATCGCCTCCCTCACTTTAGTTGATAAAACCAATACCTTACAGCATTATTACCAGCTCTCAGCTACTTTTGAAACATTAGATGCTATGGGAGCAAACTTTATTAACTCTTGTTTAGAATCTTTTGCCAATACCTTTAAGGAACAAGCCGAACAAGATGCAACCATCCAAGGGCAATATGAAATTGTAATGTCCATCCTCTCCAACTACGTACCTAATTGCTTAGTAAAGGTCGAAGTACAATGCCCTATAGCCGATCTGCAAATAAGCAACCTCCAAGGCGAAATAGCCGCTAAAAAGTTTGTGCAAGCTCTCTCTATCGCCAATGCCGATGTATATCGCGCTACTACCCATAATAAAGGCATAATGAATGGTATCGACTCAGTAATTCTTGCCACAGGTAATGATTTCCGCGCCATCGAGGCAGGAGCTCATGCCTATGCAGCACGCTCAGGACAATACAGAAGCCTATCCACAGCTTCAATCGAAAATAACACTTTCCATTTCAGTCTTCAGTTGCCCTTAGCACTCGGTACTGTCGGCGGACTTACATCATTACACCCATTAGCCAAAACAGCCCTCCAGATCCTTGAAAATCCCAATGCTCGTGAACTAATGCAGATAGTAGCTAGTGTAGGTCTTGCACAGAACTTCTCTGCAGTAAGCTCACTTATTAGCTTGGGTATTCAAAAAGGACACATGAAAATGCACCTCAATAACATCTTTAACCAGCTCGGTGCTACCGAGCATGAAAAACAACTTCTAACCACTTATTTTAAAGATAAAACAGTAACCCATAGTGATGTAGCCGAAGCACTACAACGCATAAAAAAAGAGCTGTCCTTATAG
- a CDS encoding mevalonate kinase, translating into MKLFYSKILLFGEYGIIKNSKGLAIPYNFYKGTLKTLAEVEAGREEAARQSNEALRAFAGHLQALTEEEGSSIKFDLERLHTDIAGGMYFDSSIPQGYGVGSSGALVAAIYSEYAINPISAMEDLTREKLLQLKAIFGKMESFFHGTSSGLDPLNSYLSLPILINSQDNIEPTGIPTQAPNGKGAVFLLDSGIIGETAPMVRIFMEQMKNEAFQKMLKEEFIKYTDACIDDFLKGRFKSLFGNIKNLSGIVLNHFKPMIPKEFHALWKEGIDTGDYFLKLCGSGGGGYILGFTEDLEKAKRSLHNHKLEVVYQF; encoded by the coding sequence ATGAAACTTTTCTATTCTAAGATACTCCTATTTGGTGAGTATGGTATTATTAAGAACTCAAAGGGGTTGGCGATTCCGTACAACTTTTATAAGGGAACGCTGAAGACTCTTGCTGAGGTGGAAGCTGGCAGGGAAGAGGCGGCAAGGCAATCGAATGAGGCTTTGCGGGCTTTTGCTGGGCATTTACAGGCACTTACGGAAGAAGAGGGAAGCAGTATTAAATTTGACCTTGAGAGATTACATACTGATATTGCTGGTGGTATGTACTTTGATAGTAGTATCCCGCAGGGTTATGGTGTGGGTAGTAGTGGTGCCTTGGTGGCGGCTATTTACAGTGAATATGCTATTAACCCTATTAGCGCAATGGAAGACCTTACGCGTGAGAAACTACTACAGCTGAAGGCTATTTTTGGGAAGATGGAATCATTTTTTCACGGGACATCATCGGGGTTAGACCCTCTGAATAGTTATCTTAGCTTGCCAATACTTATTAACTCACAAGATAATATAGAGCCGACGGGTATCCCTACACAGGCGCCTAATGGGAAGGGGGCTGTATTTTTGCTAGATAGTGGTATTATAGGAGAAACGGCTCCTATGGTGCGTATTTTTATGGAACAAATGAAAAACGAGGCGTTCCAGAAGATGCTGAAAGAGGAATTTATTAAATACACTGATGCTTGTATTGATGATTTTTTGAAGGGACGCTTTAAATCGTTATTTGGGAATATTAAGAACCTATCGGGGATAGTGTTGAACCACTTTAAGCCGATGATACCGAAGGAATTTCACGCTTTGTGGAAAGAGGGTATTGATACAGGGGATTATTTTCTTAAGCTATGTGGCTCGGGCGGTGGTGGTTATATTTTGGGTTTCACTGAGGACTTGGAGAAAGCCAAGCGCAGCCTGCATAACCATAAATTAGAAGTAGTATATCAATTTTAA
- the pnuC gene encoding nicotinamide riboside transporter PnuC encodes MDLLRVFFAQYDGVEAHLVIIEIIGVLFGFLSVWFAKKGNIWVYPTGIISTVLFVYLLWHYVLWGDMLINAYYTIMSVYGWVLWAKSAHNNVITISRTTTRDWQVSAGLGAFSLLFVTGVYYLKPYIRNGFSMEGVSLGFGNFLATEYVDIFTTAIFLVGMWLMAKRKIENWLFWIVGDLVSVPLYLKKGMLFTSFQYLLFTIIAIMGYLEWKRNLRNTPAEPYA; translated from the coding sequence ATGGATTTGTTAAGAGTTTTCTTTGCCCAGTATGATGGTGTTGAGGCGCATTTGGTAATTATTGAGATTATAGGTGTGCTTTTTGGTTTTTTGAGTGTATGGTTTGCCAAGAAAGGTAATATATGGGTGTATCCTACGGGGATTATAAGCACGGTGCTGTTTGTGTATTTATTGTGGCACTATGTGTTATGGGGGGATATGCTTATTAATGCTTATTACACGATAATGAGTGTTTATGGCTGGGTGCTGTGGGCTAAGAGTGCACATAATAATGTGATTACTATTTCACGTACTACGACACGAGATTGGCAAGTGAGTGCGGGGCTGGGGGCTTTTAGTCTGCTTTTTGTTACAGGGGTGTATTATTTGAAGCCTTATATTAGGAATGGCTTTTCGATGGAAGGAGTGAGCTTGGGGTTTGGTAATTTCTTAGCTACGGAATATGTGGATATATTCACAACGGCTATCTTCCTTGTGGGGATGTGGCTGATGGCAAAGCGCAAGATAGAGAACTGGTTGTTTTGGATTGTAGGAGACTTGGTTTCGGTGCCTTTGTACCTTAAGAAAGGGATGCTTTTTACTTCTTTTCAGTATTTATTATTTACTATTATTGCCATTATGGGCTATTTAGAATGGAAGCGCAACTTACGCAATACGCCAGCAGAGCCCTACGCATAG
- a CDS encoding DUF502 domain-containing protein encodes MKRNYLRTFVKYFFQGILMVGPLSATVWIIWSIFKSVDNLVPDISGRYPGLVFVVVLVGTTVIGFVGSRLVLGKLLVDLMDYLLEHIPGVKTLYSSIRDMMASFVGDKRKFTNPVWVKVNEAPETWRIGFLTQGDMDFANLPDMVSVYLPHSYAISGWVIVTSAVNVKEAEGFSAQKAMEFALSGGILKLDKK; translated from the coding sequence ATGAAAAGGAATTATTTGCGTACTTTTGTAAAGTACTTTTTTCAAGGTATCTTGATGGTGGGGCCGCTGAGTGCTACTGTGTGGATTATATGGTCTATTTTTAAGAGTGTTGATAATCTTGTGCCTGATATTTCGGGCAGGTATCCTGGATTGGTGTTTGTGGTGGTGCTGGTGGGGACTACGGTTATTGGCTTTGTGGGAAGCAGGCTGGTACTGGGGAAGCTGTTGGTTGATTTGATGGATTACTTATTGGAGCATATTCCTGGTGTGAAGACTTTGTATTCGTCGATTAGGGATATGATGGCTTCGTTTGTGGGTGATAAGCGGAAGTTTACTAATCCGGTGTGGGTAAAGGTGAATGAGGCGCCAGAGACGTGGCGTATTGGGTTTTTGACACAGGGGGATATGGACTTTGCTAATTTGCCGGATATGGTAAGTGTGTATTTACCTCATTCGTATGCTATTTCGGGGTGGGTGATAGTTACCTCTGCTGTGAATGTGAAGGAGGCGGAGGGATTTTCGGCGCAAAAGGCTATGGAGTTTGCGCTTAGTGGTGGTATACTGAAGCTGGATAAGAAGTAG
- a CDS encoding thiamine-binding protein, protein MKISVELTFSPLQDDFEQPIIRFIQKLRASGLIVQENPLSTQVYGDYAKVMGVLTTEIEEALELVERGLMYVKIVKSDRHDYVPFF, encoded by the coding sequence ATGAAAATATCAGTAGAACTTACGTTTAGTCCGCTACAGGATGATTTTGAGCAGCCTATAATTCGTTTTATTCAGAAGCTGCGGGCATCGGGGCTTATAGTGCAAGAAAATCCGCTTAGCACGCAGGTGTATGGGGATTATGCTAAGGTGATGGGTGTGCTTACTACCGAGATAGAGGAAGCGTTGGAGCTGGTGGAACGAGGGTTGATGTATGTGAAGATTGTAAAATCGGACCGACATGACTATGTGCCATTTTTTTAG
- a CDS encoding amidophosphoribosyltransferase: protein MSDSIKHECGIALIRLLKPLEYYKEKYGSGFYGINKMYLMLEKQHNRGQDGAGVASIKLDMQPGERYISRIRSNEAQPVQDIFTRINARINEGFKANPALKDDVALQKKELPYIGEVLMGHVRYGTFGKNSIENVHPFLRENNWMYRNLIMAGNFNMTNVNELFQNLVRLGQHPKDKTDTVIVMEGIGHFLDDEVEELYRKLKEEGYSKKDASPFIAERLDIERILKRASKYWDGGYAMEGMIGNGDAFVLRDPAGIRPAFYYQDEEVVVVASERPAIQTVFNVKYEAVQELPPGNAIIIKKNGEIAIKEILPATVRKACSFERIYFSRGSDQDIYKERKTLGKLLYPRVAEAINHNLKDTVFAYIPNTAETSYLGLVEEAEHQLNLQKVKQLEKADKSDFQAILSQKVRTEKVAIKDVKLRTFITEDSSRDDLVAHVYDITYGSVQKGDNLVIIDDSIVRGTTLKKSILSILGRLEPKKIVIVSSAPQIRYPDCYGIDMARLEDLVAFQAALALHKERGTYNIVEEVYHKCLTQVSLSDDKVVNYVKEVYAPFSDEEISGKIRDLLLPKDFASEVVVIFQTVDNLHKACPENLGDWYFTGDYPTAGGNRVVNRAFINFYEGNKERAY from the coding sequence ATGAGTGACAGTATTAAACACGAGTGTGGGATTGCGTTAATCCGCTTGCTCAAACCTTTGGAGTATTACAAAGAGAAATATGGTTCTGGTTTTTATGGAATCAATAAGATGTATTTGATGCTGGAGAAGCAGCATAACCGTGGACAAGATGGAGCTGGAGTAGCGAGCATTAAACTGGATATGCAACCCGGTGAGCGCTACATCAGTAGGATACGCTCCAACGAGGCACAACCGGTACAAGATATTTTTACACGTATTAACGCTCGTATTAATGAGGGATTTAAAGCAAACCCTGCACTAAAAGACGATGTTGCTCTGCAAAAGAAAGAGTTGCCCTACATTGGTGAAGTACTGATGGGACATGTACGCTATGGCACTTTTGGCAAGAATAGCATTGAAAATGTGCATCCTTTTTTGCGTGAAAATAACTGGATGTACCGCAACCTGATTATGGCAGGTAACTTTAATATGACTAATGTGAATGAGCTGTTCCAAAACCTTGTAAGGCTGGGACAACACCCCAAAGACAAGACTGATACAGTAATTGTTATGGAGGGAATTGGTCATTTTTTGGATGATGAAGTAGAAGAACTGTACCGCAAGCTGAAAGAAGAAGGATATAGCAAGAAAGATGCTTCGCCTTTTATTGCAGAGCGATTGGATATTGAACGTATTTTAAAACGAGCTTCTAAATATTGGGATGGTGGTTACGCTATGGAAGGGATGATAGGCAATGGCGATGCCTTTGTACTGAGAGATCCAGCAGGGATACGCCCAGCGTTTTACTATCAGGATGAGGAAGTGGTGGTAGTGGCATCGGAAAGACCAGCTATACAGACTGTTTTCAATGTGAAATATGAAGCTGTACAAGAGTTGCCACCAGGTAATGCTATCATCATTAAAAAGAATGGAGAGATAGCTATTAAGGAAATACTGCCTGCTACAGTACGCAAAGCGTGTTCTTTTGAACGGATATACTTTTCGCGTGGTAGCGACCAAGATATTTATAAGGAACGCAAAACATTAGGCAAACTATTGTACCCACGAGTAGCTGAAGCTATAAACCACAACCTAAAAGATACTGTTTTTGCTTATATACCGAATACAGCTGAGACCTCGTATTTGGGATTGGTAGAAGAGGCTGAACACCAACTGAACTTACAGAAGGTAAAGCAGCTAGAGAAGGCTGATAAGAGTGATTTTCAAGCAATTCTATCACAGAAAGTACGTACTGAAAAGGTAGCTATTAAGGATGTGAAATTACGTACCTTTATTACAGAAGATAGTAGCCGTGATGATTTGGTGGCTCACGTTTATGACATTACTTATGGCTCGGTACAGAAAGGTGATAATTTAGTGATTATTGATGATAGTATAGTACGCGGGACTACCCTTAAGAAGAGTATCCTAAGCATATTAGGGCGATTAGAGCCTAAGAAGATAGTGATTGTATCATCGGCACCACAAATACGTTATCCTGACTGCTATGGCATTGATATGGCTCGGTTGGAGGATTTGGTGGCTTTTCAGGCGGCTTTGGCACTACATAAGGAGCGTGGCACTTATAATATTGTGGAAGAGGTATACCATAAGTGCTTGACTCAGGTATCCCTAAGTGACGATAAAGTGGTAAATTACGTGAAAGAGGTATATGCGCCTTTTAGTGATGAAGAGATTTCGGGCAAAATACGTGACTTGCTACTGCCTAAGGATTTTGCTTCGGAAGTGGTGGTTATTTTTCAAACAGTAGATAACTTACATAAGGCTTGCCCTGAAAATCTTGGTGATTGGTACTTTACTGGTGATTATCCTACTGCTGGTGGGAACCGTGTGGTAAATAGGGCGTTTATTAACTTTTATGAAGGAAATAAAGAAAGGGCGTATTAA
- a CDS encoding AAA family ATPase, producing the protein MEAQLTQYASRALRIAFVGPECTGKTTLSKALAAQYNTLWVEEYMRTYLQKKWDEQGLTCTPDDLLPIAMGQVELENELALRAKRYLFCDTCLIELVIYSYLYYGSCDPLLERAALSHHYHHIFLTYTDVPWEADDLRDKPTERESVFIFFRDKLDLYGIPYTILKGDVAERMKVCKGVLGC; encoded by the coding sequence ATGGAAGCGCAACTTACGCAATACGCCAGCAGAGCCCTACGCATAGCTTTTGTGGGGCCCGAATGTACGGGGAAGACGACTCTTAGCAAGGCTCTTGCTGCACAGTACAATACGCTGTGGGTGGAGGAGTATATGCGCACTTATCTGCAAAAAAAGTGGGATGAACAGGGGTTGACTTGTACGCCTGATGACCTGCTACCTATAGCTATGGGGCAAGTGGAATTGGAAAATGAGTTGGCTTTGAGAGCTAAACGTTATCTGTTTTGTGATACTTGCTTGATAGAATTGGTTATTTATTCTTATCTTTATTACGGGAGCTGCGACCCACTTCTTGAACGAGCGGCTCTTTCACATCATTATCATCATATTTTTCTTACTTATACTGATGTTCCTTGGGAGGCTGATGATCTTCGTGATAAGCCTACTGAACGTGAGTCTGTTTTTATTTTTTTTCGGGATAAGCTTGATTTGTACGGGATACCTTACACTATTTTAAAAGGCGATGTAGCTGAAAGAATGAAGGTGTGTAAAGGGGTGCTGGGGTGCTGA